One segment of Brassica napus cultivar Da-Ae chromosome C3, Da-Ae, whole genome shotgun sequence DNA contains the following:
- the LOC106385745 gene encoding lamin-like protein: MGIRTIWALLMMMMIIEVESSLHRVGGGKYNWKPDVNFSDWANHQRFYSGDWLYFGFDRTRHNILQVNKSSYEQCIDNDFIFNVTRGGRDVFQLLQPKPYYFICGRGYCLKGMKLSVNVLPQPPPSTTTVPIIPASTANTLIIDSNAFTAIATTILTVFIYKALYFD; the protein is encoded by the exons atggGGATAAGAACTATTTGGGCATtattaatgatgatgatgataattgAAGTAGAGTCGAGTCTTCACAGAGTAGGCGGTGGAAAATACAATTGGAAACCCGATGTTAACTTCTCCGATTGGGCCAACCACCAACGCTTCTACTCCGGCGACTGGCTCT ATTTTGGGTTCGATCGGACCCGTCACAACATCCTCCAAGTAAACAAGAGTAGCTACGAGCAGTGCATcgataatgattttatattcaaCGTGACAAGAGGAGGACGAGATGTGTTTCAACTTCTTCAACCAAAGCCTTATTACTTTATTTGCGGTAGAGGTTATTGCCTCAAAGGAATGAAGCTCTCCGTTAACGTCCTTCCTCAGCCGCCGCCTTCAACTACGACCGTTCCCATCATTCCCGCCTCAACCGCCAACACTCTCATAATAGACTCAAACGCTTTCACCGCTATTGCTACCACCATTCTCACGGTCTTCATTTATAAAGCTTTATACTTCGACTAG